The genomic DNA GCGTTAGACGATGTAGAAAGAGATCGTGGGCACGGCATAAGTGCGCCTTCCACCCTACGAGAGCTCTGTCAGCGACCTTGCGTAGCCCGGATGGAGCGCAGCGCAATCCGGGGCTCGCGCGAGCGGCAAGACTGCCCCGGATTGCGCTGCGCTCCATCCGGGCCACGCGTTTCAGGCGCCCAGCGCCTTGCGGATGATGCGCGCCAGATCCGATTTGCGATAAGGCTTGGCCAGCAGCATCACGCCGGAATCCAGCCGGCCGTGATGGATGATCGCATTCTCGGTATAGCCTGACGTATAGACCACCCTGAGATCCGGGCGCGTCTTCAGGAGCTCGTCGGCGAGCTGCCGTCCGTTCATCTTGCCGGGCATGATGACGTCGGTGAACAGAAGGTCGAACGGCTTCCCGGCGGCGACGATCGCGAGCGCCTCCGCGGCGTTCGCGGCCTGCAAGGTGACGTAACCCAGCGAATGCAGCTGCGCCAGCACGTAGTCTCGCACCAGCCGGTCGTCCTCGACCACCAGGATCGTCTCGTGTCCGCCCTCGATCGTCGCCGGCGTCACCCCCTCGCCGGCCGCCGTCGGCGTCTTGCCGGGGGGCAGATACATCTTGATCGTGGTGCCGTGGCCTTCCTCGCTGTAGATCTTGATGTGGCCGGCGGACTGCTTGATGAAGCCGTAGACCATCGAAAGCCCGAGCCCGGTGCCCTTGCCCGGTCCCTTCGAGGTGAAGAAGGGGTCGAACACCCTGGTCAGGATGTTCGCAGGGATTCCGCTGCCGGTATCGCTCACGGCAATCAGCACGTAATGGCCGGGGCGGATGTCGTTGACGCTGGCATAGACCTCGTCGAGATAGGCGGCGCCGGTCTCCACGATCAGCTTGCCGCCACCGGGCATGGCGTCGCGCGCGTTGAGCGCGAGGTTGAGGATCGCGGTGGTGAGCTGGTTGGGATCGACGATCGCGACGCAGTTCTCGTCCTCGAACACCGATTCGATCTGGATCTGCTCGCCCAGCGTCGGCCGCAACAGCTTCGCGGTGTCGACGACCAGCGAGTTGATGTCGATCTCGCGCGGCTGGAGCGGCTGCTTGCGCGCGAAGGCGAGCAGGTGCTGGGTCAGGTCGGCGCCGCGCGCGGCCGCCTCGTCGATCATCTTGGTGATGGCGGCAAGCTCCGGCTCCTTCTCGACGGCCTCCGCGAGGATCTCGATCGTGCCGGTGATGACGGTGAGGATGTTGTTGAAATCGTGCGCCACGCCGCCGGTGAGCTGGCCGATCGCCTCCATCTTCTCGGCGTGCCGGATGCGCTCGTCGGCCGCGATCTTGTCGGTGAGATCGCGATAGAACACGTTGAACAGCAGGCCCTCGCGGCGCTTCAGCGCGGTGACGCTGACCTCGGCCCTGAATTCCTTGCCGTCGCGGCGGCGGCACATCAGCTCGCGGCGGCGGTTCAGCGTCCTGCCGTCCTCGTTCTCCAGGAACTGCTTCAGGCCGGCCCTGACCCTGTCGCGTTCGCTCTCGGCGACGATGAGGTCGATCGTGCTCTTGCCGAGCACCTCGTCGCGTCGCCAGCCGAACAGCTGTTCGGCCTGCGAGTTCCAGTTCAGGATGCTGCTGGTCTCGTCGGTCTGGATGAAGGCGTCGAGCGAGGTTTCGACGATATTGCGGGCGAGCCGCTCGCTCTCGCGCAGCGATTCCTGCGCGAGCCGCGCTTCCGTCATGTCGCGCCCGACAAAGAAGAAGCGATGCGCCTGCTCGGACCAGCTGCCCAGCCACGACAGCCAGACCTCGTGCCCATTGCGGTGGAAGCAGCGCGTGTCGCCGAGCTTGGGGCGCTCGCCGCGCCGCAGCGCGCGCATGTCCTCGCGCGATTGCTCCAGATGATCGGGATGAATGAAGTCGGCGCCGCTGCGGCCGATCATCTGATCCGGCCGGTAGCCGAGAATGGTCTCGCTGCTCGGACTGATCTGCGCGATATGGCCCCGCGCATCCATGATCATGATGAGATCCTGCGAGGTCTCGAAGATCTGCCGGCGTTCCTCGATCTGCTGCTGCAGCTGCCGCTCGGCCCGCCGCGCCTCGGTGAGGCTGTGCGCTGTCCCGGAGGCGCCGATGATCTCGCCCGAAGGCCCCCTGATCGGCGACAGGCTGAGCGAAATCTCGACCGGCGTGCCGTCCTTGCGCAGGCGCACCGTCTCGAACCGCTCGATCGGCTCGCCCCGCGCGATCCGTGCCAGATAGTCCTTGCCATGGTTACGGCGGTCGGGCGGGACGATGATCGCGGTGGATTTTCCGATCGCCTCGCCTGCCGAATAGCCATAGAGGCGTTCGGCTGCGGGATTCCAGCCCGTGATGATGGCATCGAGCGATTGCATCACGATCGCGTCGTCGGAGGATTCGACGGCGGCGCTGAACAAATGCTCGCGCGCCGCATGATGGCTTCGCGCTTCCTCGGTGCGGCGATGCTCCTCGATCTCGCGCTCGAGCGCGGCCGTTTTCGCCCGCGTCTCCTCGACCATCCGGGCGAAGGCGCGTGCCAGCACGCCGGTCTCGCCGCTGGCGTCGACGGGAATGTCGGCGTGACGGCCGCGGCCGATCGCCTCCACGGCCGCGGTCAGGCGACCGATCGGCCGCGTCAGCGAACGTGACAGGAGCACCGCAAGCGAAGCTGCCGCGAGCACGGCCAGGAAGCCGACCAGCAGGGACGTCTTTTGGATCGCCGCCGGGACCACGCCAAACACAGGCGCGGGAATCGTCTCGATGATCGCGACCCATTCCTTGCCAGCCAGCAGCGCAGGGGCGATGGCCGCGCCGCTTGGCTTGCCCGACCCATCGGTCATGAGCCGCGTAGATCCTTCCCGTGTGCCCGCCAGAGCCGCGAAATACGGAAAGTCCTTGCGCCAATCGTCGGGACGGTCACGCAATGTGCCGAATTCGCGCGCGCGATCGGGGTGGACGAGATAGTCGCCGCGCCCGTTCACGAGGTAGATGTCTCCTCCGGAGCTCGCGGTCGATCGGACCTGGTCGAGCGCCGGGCGCATGTCGACATTGGTGACGATGATGCCGAACGGCTTGCCGCCCGGCGCGAAGAGCGGCATCGCCGCCCGCAGGGTCGGAACGTGAGGGGCCGTGGTTCCCCCCTGCCGCGTGGCGAGCTCGACGGCCGAAATATAGATCTCGCCAGGCCCGAGTCGGATCGCCTCCTGGAAGTAGGTTCGATCGCCCTTGCGCTCGAGCTCACTGTCGGGGACGATCCGCGCGGCTCCGTTGGGGCCGGAGCGATCGACACGAACCAGCTCGAGCTGATCGTTATCAACGCCGATGATTCGAAACTGCCCGTAGATGGGCTTCGCGTCGATCTCGGCCGCCAACCGTGTCGCGATACGCTCTCGCCAGGTTTGCTCGGAGACACCGTCAGTAGGATCAACTCCGCCGCCGATATGGGCACGGATCAGGCCCTGGATGGCCGCGGCGGCGTGATAGCCGATCAGATCGCCGCGCACGCCGGCGACGTATGATTCAAGATTGGTCGCGAGCAGCCGTGACTGGGCTTCGACCCGCTCCAGCACCCGCGGAATGACGGCTTGGCTGGTGTTGCGATAGCCCAGCCAGCCCACCGCGGCCACGGTGACCGCCACCAGCAGGATCATGGCGATGGCCAGCCGCGTGGCGAGCGTCATGGGGATGCTCGTCGCGGCATTTCCGGGATGATCGCGGTCGATCTGGCCTGAAGCAGCGGAGCCCTCGTTATCTGCGGCCGGAGCTGACATCGGACCCCTCCGGCTCGCCGGCCTTCAGGCAGCCATCGACCGCGGCGAGCAGCGCCGCGGGCCTGAATGGCTTCTGCAGGCTTGCCACCGCGCCGAGCTTGGTCGCCATCTTCAGGAAGTCCGGCTCCGCATAGGCATCCGGCGTGATCGAGCGGCCGGAAATGACGATGATCGGAATGGCCGGAGCCAGCGCCCGGATGTGACGCATCGTCTCCAGCCCATCCATGCCAGGCATGAAGATATCGAGAAACAACAGATCGAACCGGCTCGCCTCGAACAGCGCAAGTCCCTTGCGGCCATCGCCGGCGACGGTGACGTGATGACCGGCCCTCTCCAGGAGCAGCCGGATCGTGAGTTGAACGGCCGGGTCGTCATCCACGATCAGGATGTTGGCCACGTCTAAATTCCTCCGGGCCGGACAGGACGTTCCTACCGGCCGCAAATCAAACCATCAAAGACGAAATTGTTGCGCGGATTCCGCTCATCCTGCAAGCACTTCGCGAAGTGCGCGCGGCCGCTTGGTCCGGTCTCGGCGGATGCCGTCATTATGCATGGTTCCGTGCACATGGCGCCGCCGCACCTTATCCCACCTGCGCGATGGCCAGAACCGTTTTTCTCGCCGTAGTTGCACGGGAGCGAGATTTCACTGAAATGAAGGCGGCCGATCAAAGTCGGCGTCAGTTCCGAAGAATGCGGCTCAATCGTGTGCAACGATGAAACGATCGGCGCGGGCTCGTTCACCTCTCCCGCAAGCGGGAGAGGGAGTGCGCCTTTCCTCGTGGCGCTAGCCCCCGTCTCATCGCTCTAATCCGTCAGATATTCCGGATAATGGCTTCGGATCTTGTCGAGCTCGCTCAGCGTGCCCGACAGGTGCTTGCGCAGATGCTGCTGCGCGGCATCGGGGTCGCCGGCCTCGATCGCACGGGTAATCAGCTTGTGGTGGCGGACGATGTTCTGGGCCTTGCCGGGTGAGGGCAGATGCAGCCTGCGCAGCCGGTCGATATGTCCACTGCTTCTGCGCACCAGCGTCCACAGCTCCTGCTTGCCGGCTGCGGCATAAAGCTGCGCGTGAAAATCATTGTCGGCGGCGATGAAGCTCGCGAAATCGCCGGCCTTGGCGAATTGCTGCTGGAGCGCGATCGCGTGGTCGAGGCGGAGGACCAGGGCCTGGTCGTGCTGCTCGGCGAGCAGCCGGACGATTTCGAGCTCGAGCGCCTGGCGCAGGAAGTGCGCCTGCTCGGCGCGGCCGACATCGACCCGGCTGACCACGGTCGCGTGCTGCGGAAACACGTCGACCAGACCTTCCTCTTCCAGCCGCATCAGGGCATCGCGGATCGGCGTCGAGCTGACGCCGAATTGCGCGGCGAGATCGGTGCGTGACAGCGGCGCGCCCGGGGGGAGTTCGAGCGCGAGAATGGCGTTGCGCAGCCGCTCGAACACCTGCGGTGCGGCCTGCCGCGCCCGGTCCAGCCGCGGCCCGCGGCGGGCGGTCGCGCGGGGCGCGGGATGGGCGGTTTCCATGCGAAGGGCTCCGGCGGGCTTGCCTTTGATGCACTAATGCATTAGTGCATCAGCAAGGCCGCTCGTCAATGGCGCCCGGAGGAAACGAACAATTATGATCAAGCCCTTTCAGCGTGGCGTTGCCGCCATCGCCCTGATCGTCGCGACCGTGCTGGCGGCTTCGCCGGCGCGTGCGCAGCAGAAGTCCGAGATCGCGCTGTCGCGCCAGCCCGGCATCTTCTACATGCCGAGCCACATCATGGAGAAGCTGAAGCTGATCGAGAAGCACGCGGCTTCGCTCGGTGTCTCCGGCGTCACCACCAAATGGATCACCTTCTCCGGCGGCGGCGCGCAGACCGATGCGCTGCTCGCGGGCGGCGTCGACATCCTCAACACCGGCACCGGCAATCTGCTGCTGCTGTGGGACCGCACCCGCGGCGGCGTGAAGGGCATCGTCGCGACCTCGGCGCAGCCGATGACGCTGATCAGCCGCGACGCCAACATCAAGTCGATCAAGGACTTCGGCCCCAGCGACAAGATCGCGGTGCCGACGGTGAAGGTGTCCACGCAGGCGATCGTGCTGCAGATCGCGGCCGCCGAGGCTTTCGGCGCCGATCAATGGTCCAAGCTCGACGCCAACACCGTGCAGCTCGGCCATCCCGACGCCTATGCGGCGCTGTCCAATCCCAAGCACGAGGTGCACAACCACTTCTCGATCCCGCCCTTCACCTTCCTGGAGCTGAAGAACGTGCCGGGCGCGCATATCGTGCTGTCGTCGCCCGATGTGATGGGCGGCCCGCTCAGCCAGGCGCAGTTCTTCACCACCACGAAGTTCGCCGACGCCAATCCGAAGATCATCCAGGCCGTGCGCGACGCCACCAAGGAAGCGCAGGACCTGATCCGCAGCGACACCAAACAGGCGGTCGAGATCTACAAGGAGATCACCGGCGACAAGACCTCGGTCGAGGAGCTGCTCCATCTTCTGAAAGAGCCCGGCATGATGGAGTGGAATCTGGAGCCGCAGGGCACGATGAAATTCGCGGCCCATCTGTTCAAGACCGGCACGCTAAAGAACCAGCCCAAGGCCTGGACGGACTATTATCTCCCCGTCGCGCACGATCTGAAGGGCAACTGATGGCGCTGCTCGACGTCAGTGGGGTGACGCTGCGCTACAAGACCTCAAGCGCCGTCGTCACCGCCACGGAGAGGGTGAGCTTTAAGGTCGACAAGTCCGACCGCTTCGTTCTGCTCGGTCCCTCCGGCTGCGGCAAGTCCACGCTGCTCAAGGCCGTTGGCGGCTACATGACGCCCAGCGAAGGCCGCATGACGATCAACGACCGCGAGATCCACGGTCCCGGCGCCGATCGCATGATGATCTTCCAGGAGTTCGACCAACTGCTGCCCTGGAAGAGCGTGCTCGCCAACGTGATGTTCCCGCTGCTGACCGCGCGCAAGCTCTCGCGCAAGGACGCGGAAGCGAAGGCGCGGGCCTATATCGAGAAGGTCGGCCTGACCCGCGTCGTCGATGCTTATCCGCACACGCTGTCGGGCGGCATGAAGCAGCGCGTCGCGATCGCGCGCGGCATGGCGATGGAGCCCGATATCCTCCTGATGGACGAGCCATTCGCAGCGCTCGACGCGCTGACGCGCCGGACCTGCCAGGACGAGCTGCTCCAGCTCTGGAGCGAGACCAAGTTCACGGTGCTGTTCGTGACCCATTCGATCGCGGAAGCGATCCGCATCGGTAACCGCATCCTCTTGCTGTCGCCGCATCCCGGCCGCGTCAAGGCCGAGGTGGTCGATGTCGACAAGGTCGGAAGCGAAGACGGCAGCGCCGGCCGGCTGGAGAAGGAGATCCACGATCTCCTGTTCGCCGGCGAAGCCACCGCGCATTGAGGAGCCTCTGATGGGCGAAGCCAAGATATTGCTGCGCGCAGAGCCGGCCGCCGCTTCGGCTGCCGGCGAGGTCGAGCGCAAGCTGAGCGTGCCTGAAATGCTCTGGAACGACGGCTTCGTCCGCAAGACCGTCATCATCCTGTTCCTGGCGGCGATCTGGGAAGCCTACGGCGTCGCTCTCGACAATCCGCTGTTGTTCCCGACGCTGCATGACACCGCCATCACGCTGTTCGACCGTGTCAAGGATGGCACCATTCCGATGCGGGCTTGGACCTCGCTGAAGGTGCTGTTCATGGGCTATTCGGCCGGCATCGTGCTGGCGGCGATCTTCACCATCCTCGCCATCTCCACCCGGATCGGCACCGATTTCCTCGAGACGGTGACCGCGATGTTCAACCCGCTGCCGGCGATCGCGCTGCTGCCGCTCGCCTTGATCTGGTTCGGCCTCGGCAATGGCAGCCTGGTCTTCGTGCTGATCCACTCGGTGCTGTGGCCGGTCGCGCTCAACACCCATTCCGGCTTCAAGAGCGTGTCCAACACGCTGCGCATGGTCGGGCGCAATTACGGCCTGCGCGGCTTGCCCTATGTCGCCAGGATTCTCATCCCGGCCGCCTTCGGCTCGATCCTCACCGGCCTCAAGATCGGCTGGGCCTTCGCCTGGCGCACGCTGATCGCGGCCGAGCTGGTGTTCGGTGTGTCCTCGGGCCAGGGCGGGCTCGGCTGGTTCATCTTCGAGAACCGCAACCTGCTCGACATACCCGCAGTGTTCGCGGGCCTCTTGACGGTGATCATCATCGGGCTCTTTGTCGAGAACCTGATCTTCCGCGCCATCGAGCGGAACACCGTGCAGAAATGGGGCACCCAATCATGACCAAGAAGAAAACACCCGACCAGCTCCGCAGCGCGCGATGGTTCGCGCCCGACGATCTCCGCTCGTTCGGCCATCGCTCCCGCACCATGCAAATGGGCTATGCGCCCGAGGAGTGGAAGGATCGCCCCATCATCGCGATCCTCAACACCTGGTCGGACGCGCAGCCCTGCCACATGCACTTCAAGTCGCGCGTCGACGACGTCAAGCGCGGCATCCTGATGGCCGGCGGCCTCCCGCTGGAGCTGCCCGCGCTGTCGCTGTCGGAATCGCTGCTCAAGCCGACCACCATGCTCTATCGCAATCTGCTGGCGATGGACGCGGAGGAGCTGCTGCGGAGCCATCCGGTCGACGGCGTCGTGCTGATGGGCGGCTGCGACAAGACCACGCCGGCACTGCTGCTGGGCGCGACCTCGATGAACATCCCGGCGATCTACCTGCCGGCAGGCCCCATGCTGCGCGGCAATTGGAAGGGCAAGACGCTCGGCTCCGGCTCGGACGGCTGGAAATATTGGGACGAGCGCCGCGCCGGAAAGATCTCCGACAAGGACTGGCTCGACATCGAGGCCGGCATCGCCCGCAGCTACGGCACCTGCATGACCATGGGCACCGCTTCGACCATGACCGCGATCGCGGAGGCGATCGGCATGACGCTGCCCGGCGCTTCCTCGATCCCCGCCGCCGATGCCAATCACATCCGCATGGCCAGTGAATGCGGCCGCCGCATCGTCGAGATGGTGTGGGAGGATCTGACGCCGAAGACGGTCCAGACCCGAAAAGCCTTCGAGAACGCGATCGCGGTGGCGATGGCGATGGGCTGCTCGACCAACGCCATCATCCACCTGATCGCCCAGGCCCGCCGCGCTGGCCAGGACATCGGCCTCGATGATTTCGAGATCGCGAGCCGCAAGGTGCCCGTGATCGCCAACGTCCGTCCCAGCGGCGATGCCTATCTGATGGAGGACTTCTTCTACGCCGGCGGCCTGCCGGCGCTGATGGGCCAGATCAAGCCGCATCTGCACCTCGACTGCATCACCGTGACAGGGAAGACGGTGGCTG from Bradyrhizobium sp. CCBAU 53351 includes the following:
- a CDS encoding response regulator, translated to MANILIVDDDPAVQLTIRLLLERAGHHVTVAGDGRKGLALFEASRFDLLFLDIFMPGMDGLETMRHIRALAPAIPIIVISGRSITPDAYAEPDFLKMATKLGAVASLQKPFRPAALLAAVDGCLKAGEPEGSDVSSGRR
- a CDS encoding GntR family transcriptional regulator; this encodes METAHPAPRATARRGPRLDRARQAAPQVFERLRNAILALELPPGAPLSRTDLAAQFGVSSTPIRDALMRLEEEGLVDVFPQHATVVSRVDVGRAEQAHFLRQALELEIVRLLAEQHDQALVLRLDHAIALQQQFAKAGDFASFIAADNDFHAQLYAAAGKQELWTLVRRSSGHIDRLRRLHLPSPGKAQNIVRHHKLITRAIEAGDPDAAQQHLRKHLSGTLSELDKIRSHYPEYLTD
- the araD gene encoding L-arabinonate dehydratase; amino-acid sequence: MTKKKTPDQLRSARWFAPDDLRSFGHRSRTMQMGYAPEEWKDRPIIAILNTWSDAQPCHMHFKSRVDDVKRGILMAGGLPLELPALSLSESLLKPTTMLYRNLLAMDAEELLRSHPVDGVVLMGGCDKTTPALLLGATSMNIPAIYLPAGPMLRGNWKGKTLGSGSDGWKYWDERRAGKISDKDWLDIEAGIARSYGTCMTMGTASTMTAIAEAIGMTLPGASSIPAADANHIRMASECGRRIVEMVWEDLTPKTVQTRKAFENAIAVAMAMGCSTNAIIHLIAQARRAGQDIGLDDFEIASRKVPVIANVRPSGDAYLMEDFFYAGGLPALMGQIKPHLHLDCITVTGKTVAENIEGAEVHNADVIRGVDNPIYKEGALAVLKGNLAPDGCVIKPSACAPRFLKHTGPALVFDDYPSMKKAVDDPNLDVTEDHVLILRNAGPQGGPGMPEWGMLPIPTKLVKQGVRDMVRISDARMSGTSYGACILHVSPESYIGGPLALVQNGDRITLDVAARTINLDVPEAELAKRRAAWKQPERRFERGYGWMFTKHIKQANDGCDFDFLETDFGAPIGEPSIY
- a CDS encoding ABC transporter ATP-binding protein translates to MALLDVSGVTLRYKTSSAVVTATERVSFKVDKSDRFVLLGPSGCGKSTLLKAVGGYMTPSEGRMTINDREIHGPGADRMMIFQEFDQLLPWKSVLANVMFPLLTARKLSRKDAEAKARAYIEKVGLTRVVDAYPHTLSGGMKQRVAIARGMAMEPDILLMDEPFAALDALTRRTCQDELLQLWSETKFTVLFVTHSIAEAIRIGNRILLLSPHPGRVKAEVVDVDKVGSEDGSAGRLEKEIHDLLFAGEATAH
- a CDS encoding ABC transporter substrate-binding protein; translation: MIKPFQRGVAAIALIVATVLAASPARAQQKSEIALSRQPGIFYMPSHIMEKLKLIEKHAASLGVSGVTTKWITFSGGGAQTDALLAGGVDILNTGTGNLLLLWDRTRGGVKGIVATSAQPMTLISRDANIKSIKDFGPSDKIAVPTVKVSTQAIVLQIAAAEAFGADQWSKLDANTVQLGHPDAYAALSNPKHEVHNHFSIPPFTFLELKNVPGAHIVLSSPDVMGGPLSQAQFFTTTKFADANPKIIQAVRDATKEAQDLIRSDTKQAVEIYKEITGDKTSVEELLHLLKEPGMMEWNLEPQGTMKFAAHLFKTGTLKNQPKAWTDYYLPVAHDLKGN
- a CDS encoding PAS domain S-box protein, which gives rise to MSAPAADNEGSAASGQIDRDHPGNAATSIPMTLATRLAIAMILLVAVTVAAVGWLGYRNTSQAVIPRVLERVEAQSRLLATNLESYVAGVRGDLIGYHAAAAIQGLIRAHIGGGVDPTDGVSEQTWRERIATRLAAEIDAKPIYGQFRIIGVDNDQLELVRVDRSGPNGAARIVPDSELERKGDRTYFQEAIRLGPGEIYISAVELATRQGGTTAPHVPTLRAAMPLFAPGGKPFGIIVTNVDMRPALDQVRSTASSGGDIYLVNGRGDYLVHPDRAREFGTLRDRPDDWRKDFPYFAALAGTREGSTRLMTDGSGKPSGAAIAPALLAGKEWVAIIETIPAPVFGVVPAAIQKTSLLVGFLAVLAAASLAVLLSRSLTRPIGRLTAAVEAIGRGRHADIPVDASGETGVLARAFARMVEETRAKTAALEREIEEHRRTEEARSHHAAREHLFSAAVESSDDAIVMQSLDAIITGWNPAAERLYGYSAGEAIGKSTAIIVPPDRRNHGKDYLARIARGEPIERFETVRLRKDGTPVEISLSLSPIRGPSGEIIGASGTAHSLTEARRAERQLQQQIEERRQIFETSQDLIMIMDARGHIAQISPSSETILGYRPDQMIGRSGADFIHPDHLEQSREDMRALRRGERPKLGDTRCFHRNGHEVWLSWLGSWSEQAHRFFFVGRDMTEARLAQESLRESERLARNIVETSLDAFIQTDETSSILNWNSQAEQLFGWRRDEVLGKSTIDLIVAESERDRVRAGLKQFLENEDGRTLNRRRELMCRRRDGKEFRAEVSVTALKRREGLLFNVFYRDLTDKIAADERIRHAEKMEAIGQLTGGVAHDFNNILTVITGTIEILAEAVEKEPELAAITKMIDEAAARGADLTQHLLAFARKQPLQPREIDINSLVVDTAKLLRPTLGEQIQIESVFEDENCVAIVDPNQLTTAILNLALNARDAMPGGGKLIVETGAAYLDEVYASVNDIRPGHYVLIAVSDTGSGIPANILTRVFDPFFTSKGPGKGTGLGLSMVYGFIKQSAGHIKIYSEEGHGTTIKMYLPPGKTPTAAGEGVTPATIEGGHETILVVEDDRLVRDYVLAQLHSLGYVTLQAANAAEALAIVAAGKPFDLLFTDVIMPGKMNGRQLADELLKTRPDLRVVYTSGYTENAIIHHGRLDSGVMLLAKPYRKSDLARIIRKALGA
- a CDS encoding ABC transporter permease, giving the protein MGEAKILLRAEPAAASAAGEVERKLSVPEMLWNDGFVRKTVIILFLAAIWEAYGVALDNPLLFPTLHDTAITLFDRVKDGTIPMRAWTSLKVLFMGYSAGIVLAAIFTILAISTRIGTDFLETVTAMFNPLPAIALLPLALIWFGLGNGSLVFVLIHSVLWPVALNTHSGFKSVSNTLRMVGRNYGLRGLPYVARILIPAAFGSILTGLKIGWAFAWRTLIAAELVFGVSSGQGGLGWFIFENRNLLDIPAVFAGLLTVIIIGLFVENLIFRAIERNTVQKWGTQS